A single Pan troglodytes isolate AG18354 chromosome X, NHGRI_mPanTro3-v2.0_pri, whole genome shotgun sequence DNA region contains:
- the RBMXL3 gene encoding RNA-binding motif protein, X-linked-like-3, translated as MMEADRPEKLFVGGLNLKTDEKALKAEFGKYGHIIKVFLIKDRKTNKSRGFAFVTFESPADAKAAARDMNGKYLDGKAIMVAQTIKPAFESSRWVPPTPGSGSRSRFSHRTRGGGSSPQRPPSQGRPDDGRGYVGYFDLWPYRAPMPRKRGPPPRHCASPPHKRATLWSLAHSVGCGMRGKAPTVSGQDGYSGLQPRRWACPPRKRAAPRSSLARIGGSGMPGKAPAVWGQDGYSGPWVREPLPPCRDPGDFVPALREYSRRYYGHSSVPDYCPLRGDGNRNGYRGRDHDYMDHPSKGSYREPLKSYGGPCGAAPVRGTPPSYGGGCCYEEYQGNSPDACSEGRSSEALPVVLPDAYSRDHLPKAYSGGRSSSSNGYSRSDRYGEEGCYEEYRGRSPDAHSGGRNSSSNSYGQSHHYGGEGRYEEYRGRYEEYRGRSHEARSGGRSTDAHSGGRSDNAYSGGHDSSSWSDCCGGGGRYEEYQGRSLDANSGGRSPEAYSGGHDNSSWSDRYGVGGHYEENRGHSLDANSGGRSPDTHSGGRSSSSNSYGQSHRYGGEGHYEYRGRSHDAHSGGCSADAYSGGHDSSSRSHRYRGGGRYVEYRGRSLDANSGGCWPDAYSGGHDSSSQSYRYGGGGCYEEYRGRSLDANSGGRSPNAYSGGHDSSSRSHRYGGGGCYEEYRGRSLDANSGGRWPDAYSGGHDSSSQSNRYGGGGCYEEYRGRSLDANSGGCSPNAYSGGHDSSSRSHRYGGGGRYEEYQGRSLNANSGGHWPDAYSGGHDSSSQSNRYGGGGCYEEYRGRSLDANSGGRSPDAYSGGHDSSSQSNRYGGGSRYEEYRGHSLDANSRGRSPDTYSWGYDSSSQSDHYGGGGRSLDANSSGRLPDAYSGGHDSSSWSHRYGGGGRYEEYRGRSLDANSGGRSPNAYSGGRDSSSNSYDRSHRYGGGGHYEEYRGRSHDTHSRGQSPDAHSGDRSTEAYSRGRNSFSNSYGQSDHYGRGGRYEEYQGRSPDAYGGGRGLNSSNNSHGRSHRYGGGGRYEEYRGPSPDAHSGGHDSSIKSYGLSDRYGGGGHYEEYQGSLPDAYSGDHDRSSNSYGRSDRYSRGRDRVGRPDRGLPLPMETGSPPLHDSYSRSGCRVPRGGGRQGGRFERGEGQSRY; from the coding sequence ATGATGGAAGCGGATCGCCCAGAGAAGCTTTTCGTTGGGGGCCTCAACCTCAAAACCGACGAGAAAGCCCTCAAAGCCGAGTTTGGCAAGTATGGCCACATAATCAAGGTGTTCCTGATTAAAGACCGAAAAACCAACAAGTCGAGAGGCTTCGCGTTCGTCACCTTCGAAAGCCCTGCAGACGCCAAGGCTGCCGCCAGAGATATGAACGGCAAGTACCTGGATGGTAAGGCCATCATGGTGGCCCAGACCATCAAACCAGCATTCGAGAGCAGCCGATGGGTCCCGCCAACCCCCGGCAGCGGCAGTCGCTCAAGGTTCTCACACAGAACCCGTGGGGGTGGCAGCAGCCCACAGCGACCCCCCTCCCAGGGCAGGCCTGATGACGGCCGCGGCTACGTGGGGTATTTCGACCTGTGGCCCTACAGGGCCCCGATGCCCAGGAAGCGCGGGCCGCCACCGCGGCACTGCGCCAGCCCACCCCACAAGAGGGCCACGCTGTGGAGCCTGGCTCACAGCGTTGGCTGTGGAATGCGCGGGAAGGCACCGACTGTGTCGGGGCAAGATGGCTACTCAGGCTTGCAGCCACGGCGCTGGGCCTGCCCACCCCGCAAGAGAGCTGCGCCCCGGTCGAGCCTGGCTCGCATTGGTGGCAGTGGAATGCCTGGGAAGGCCCCGGCCGTGTGGGGGCAAGATGGCTACTCAGGCCCGTGGGTCCGGGAGCCACTGCCCCCGTGCCGCGACCCCGGGGATTTTGTCCCCGCACTCAGAGAGTACAGCCGCCGCTATTATGGCCACTCCAGTGTCCCGGACTACTGTCCCTTGAGAGGCGACGGCAACCGAAATGGCTACAGGGGTCGCGACCATGACTACATGGATCATCCCAGCAAAGGCTCCTACCGAGAGCCCCTCAAGAGCTACGGAGGCCCATGCGGTGCTGCCCCTGTGCGGGGGACACCGCCATCTTATGGAGGAGGATGCTGCTACGAGGAGTACCAGGGCAACTCGCCCGATGCCTGCAGTGAAGGCCGCTCGTCCGAGGCCTTGCCAGTCGTCTTGCCAGACGCCTACAGCAGGGACCACTTGCCCAAAGCCTATAGTGGGGGCCGCAGCAGTTCCAGTAACGGTTACAGCCGGAGCGACCGCTATGGAGAAGAAGGCTGCTACGAGGAGTACAGAGGCCGCTCGCCCGACGCCCACAGCGGGGGCCGTAACAGTTCCAGCAACAGTTACGGCCAGAGCCACCACTATGGAGGAGAAGGCCGCTATGAGGAGTACCGAGGCCGCTATGAGGAGTACCGAGGCCGCTCACACGAGGCCCGCAGCGGGGGCCGCTCCACTGATGCCCACAGCGGGGGCCGGTCCGACAACGCCTACAGTGGGGGCCATGACAGTTCCAGCTGGAGCGACTGCTGCGGAGGAGGAGGCCGTTATGAGGAGTACCAAGGCCGCTCGCTGGATGCCAACAGTGGAGGCCGCTCACCCGAGGCCTACAGTGGGGGCCACGACAATTCCAGCTGGAGCGACCGCTATGGAGTAGGAGGCCACTATGAGGAGAACCGAGGCCACTCTCTGGATGCCAACAGCGGAGGCCGTTCACCCGACACCCACAGTGGGGGCCGCAGCAGTTCCAGCAACAGTTACGGCCAGAGCCACCGCTATGGAGGAGAAGGCCACTATGAGTACCGAGGCCGCTCGCATGACGCCCACAGTGGGGGCTGCTCTGCTGACGCCTACAGTGGGGGCCACGACAGTTCCAGCCGGAGCCACCGCTACAGAGGAGGAGGCCGCTACGTGGAGTACCGAGGCCGCTCCCTCGATGCCAACAGTGGAGGCTGCTGGCCTGATGCCTACAGTGGGGGCCACGATAGTTCCAGCCAGAGCTACCGCTACGGAGGAGGAGGCTGCTACGAGGAGTACCGAGGCCGCTCCCTCGATGCCAACAGTGGAGGCCGCTCGCCCAATGCCTACAGCGGGGGCCACGACAGTTCCAGCCGGAGCCACCGCTACGGAGGAGGAGGCTGCTACGAGGAGTACCGAGGCCGCTCCCTCGATGCCAACAGTGGAGGCCGCTGGCCTGATGCCTACAGTGGGGGCCACGATAGTTCCAGCCAGAGCAACCGCTACGGAGGAGGAGGCTGCTACGAGGAGTACCGAGGCCGCTCCCTCGATGCCAACAGTGGAGGCTGCTCGCCCAACGCCTACAGCGGGGGCCACGACAGTTCCAGCCGGAGCCACCGCTATGGAGGAGGAGGCCGCTACGAGGAGTACCAAGGCCGCTCCCTTAATGCCAACAGTGGAGGCCACTGGCCTGATGCCTACAGTGGGGGCCACGATAGTTCCAGCCAGAGCAACCGCTATGGAGGAGGAGGCTGCTACGAGGAGTACCGAGGCCGCTCCCTCGATGCCAACAGTGGAGGCCGCTCGCCTGATGCCTACAGTGGGGGCCACGACAGTTCCAGCCAGAGCAACCGCTACGGAGGAGGCAGCCGCTACGAGGAGTACCGAGGCCACTCGCTTGATGCCAACAGCAGAGGCCGCTCGCCTGACACCTACAGCTGGGGCTACGACAGTTCCAGCCAGAGCGACCACTATGGAGGAGGAGGCCGCTCGCTTGATGCCAACAGCAGTGGCCGCTTGCCTGACGCCTACAGCGGGGGCCACGACAGTTCCAGCTGGAGCCACCGCTACGGAGGAGGAGGCCGCTACGAGGAGTACCGAGGCCGCTCGCTTGATGCCAACAGCGGAGGCCGCTCACCCAATGCCTACAGTGGGGGCCGTGACAGTTCCAGCAACAGTTACGACCGGAGCCACCGCTATGGAGGAGGAGGCCACTACGAAGAGTACCGAGGCCGCTCGCACGACACCCACAGCAGGGGCCAATCGCCCGATGCCCACAGCGGGGACCGCTCCACCGAAGCCTACAGCAGGGGCCGCAACAGTTTCAGCAACAGCTATGGCCAGAGTGACCACTACGGAAGAGGAGGCCGCTACGAGGAATACCAAGGCCGCTCGCCCGATGCCTACGGCGGGGGCCGCGGCCTCAACAGTTCCAACAACAGTCATGGCCGGAGCCACCGCTACGGAGGAGGAGGCCGCTACGAGGAGTACCGAGGCCCCTCGCCTGACGCCCACAGTGGGGGCCACGACAGTTCCATCAAGAGTTACGGCCTGAGCGACCGCTACGGAGGAGGAGGCCACTACGAGGAGTACCAGGGCAGCTTGCCCGACGCCTACAGCGGCGACCACGACAGATCCAGCAACAGTTACGGCCGGAGCGACCGCTACTCGAGGGGTCGAGACCGGGTAGGCAGACCGGATCGTGGGCTCCCTCTGCCCATGGAAACGGGCAGCCCTCCCCTGCATGATTCTTACAGCCGGTCAGGCTGCAGGGTGCCCAGGGGCGGAGGCCGTCAAGGAGGCCGCTTCGAGAGGGGGGAAGGCCAGAGCAGATACTAA